Proteins found in one Trichoplusia ni isolate ovarian cell line Hi5 chromosome 14, tn1, whole genome shotgun sequence genomic segment:
- the LOC113500913 gene encoding terminal nucleotidyltransferase 5C isoform X2 produces the protein MGVIKVSPDTAALYSACDMLDDMKSESSYTSSEEGCGGGERHAVLSYEQVSRLNDVMDEVVAIHGRGNFPTLHVRLRELVAGVRARLEAPQTAGGAGVNVRDVRLNGGAASHVLADRPQPYSDIDLIFTAELPTARHCDRVKAAVLGHLSTLMPPATPRRRASPAGLKEAYVSKMVRVNSDGDRWSLISLGNSRGHKSVELKFVDTMRRQFEFSVDSFQIALDSLLAFHECAQLPIGENFYPTVVGESVYGDFNEALLHLAEKLIATRQPEEIRGGGLLKYCALLAKGYRPARPDKIKTLERYMCSRFFIDFPELGQQRAKLEAYLRNHFVGREEEALKHRYLTLLHGVVRESTVCLMGHERRQTLALIEALACRELCARAPLLLAPPYYVCVCAACAACPGCAAASAGACPGCAQCAPPAPYCECCRAASCPA, from the exons AGCGAGTCGAGCTACACTTCATCAGAGGAGGGTTGCGGTGGTGGTGAACGCCATGCCGTTCTCAGCTACGAGCAAGTCTCGAGACTTAACGATGTCATGGACGAAGTGGTGGCTATCCACGGACGTGGCAACTTCCCCACGCTTCATGTGCGCCTGCGCGAGCTGGTGGCGGGCGTGCGCGCGCGCCTGGAGGCCCCGCAGACTGCGGGCGGCGCCGGGGTCAACGTGCGGGACGTGCGCCTCAACGGCGGCGCCGCCAGCCACGTGCTGGCCGACAGGCCCCAACCCTACTCCGACATCGACCTCATCTTCACCGCAGAGCTACCCACCGCTCGCCACTGTGACCGTGTCAAGGCCGCCGTCCTGGGCCATCTGTCCACACTCATGCCGCCTGCTACGCCACGTCGACGCGCTTCTCCCGCTGGCCTCAAGGAGGCCTACGTCTCCAAGATGGTCCGCGTGAACTCCGATGGCGACCGCTGGTCCCTGATATCGCTCGGAAACTCTCGCGGCCACAAATCCGTCGAGCTCAAGTTCGTTGACACGATGCGTCGCCAGTTCGAGTTTTCGGTGGACTCATTCCAAATCGCGTTGGACTCGCTGCTCGCATTCCACGAGTGCGCTCAGCTGCCTATTGGCGAGAACTTCTACCCAACCGTCGTCGGCGAGTCCGTTTATGGCGACTTCAACGAAGCCCTGCTTCACCTTGCCGAGAAGCTGATCGCGACGCGGCAGCCTGAGGAAATCCGCGGCGGCGGGCTTCTCAAATACTGCGCCCTCCTCGCAAAGGGCTACCGGCCGGCGCGGCCAGACAAAATTAAAACCCTTGAGCGATACATGTGCTCAAGGTTCTTCATCGACTTCCCGGAGCTTGGGCAACAACGCGCCAAGCTCGAGGCCTACCTTCGGAACCATTTCGTCGGCAGGGAGGAAGAGGCGCTCAAGCATAG GTACCTGACCCTGCTGCACGGCGTGGTGCGTGAGTCCACGGTGTGCCTGATGGGGCACGAGCGGCGGCAGACGCTGGCGCTGATCGAGGCGCTGGCGTGCCGCGAGCTgtgcgcgcgcgcgccgctgctGCTGGCGCCGCCGTACTACGTGTGCGTGTGCGCGGCCTGCGCGGCCTGCCCCGgctgcgccgccgccagcgcgggCGCGTGTCCCGGCTGCGCGCAgtgcgcgccgcccgcgccctaCTGCGAGTGCTGCCGCGCGGCCTCCTGCCCGGCGTGA
- the LOC113500913 gene encoding terminal nucleotidyltransferase 5C isoform X1, giving the protein MGVIKVSPDTAALYSACDMLDDMKSESSYTSSEEGCGGGERHAVLSYEQVSRLNDVMDEVVAIHGRGNFPTLHVRLRELVAGVRARLEAPQTAGGAGVNVRDVRLNGGAASHVLADRPQPYSDIDLIFTAELPTARHCDRVKAAVLGHLSTLMPPATPRRRASPAGLKEAYVSKMVRVNSDGDRWSLISLGNSRGHKSVELKFVDTMRRQFEFSVDSFQIALDSLLAFHECAQLPIGENFYPTVVGESVYGDFNEALLHLAEKLIATRQPEEIRGGGLLKYCALLAKGYRPARPDKIKTLERYMCSRFFIDFPELGQQRAKLEAYLRNHFVGREEEALKHRYCVSELTLTGGVARCRYLTLLHGVVRESTVCLMGHERRQTLALIEALACRELCARAPLLLAPPYYVCVCAACAACPGCAAASAGACPGCAQCAPPAPYCECCRAASCPA; this is encoded by the exons AGCGAGTCGAGCTACACTTCATCAGAGGAGGGTTGCGGTGGTGGTGAACGCCATGCCGTTCTCAGCTACGAGCAAGTCTCGAGACTTAACGATGTCATGGACGAAGTGGTGGCTATCCACGGACGTGGCAACTTCCCCACGCTTCATGTGCGCCTGCGCGAGCTGGTGGCGGGCGTGCGCGCGCGCCTGGAGGCCCCGCAGACTGCGGGCGGCGCCGGGGTCAACGTGCGGGACGTGCGCCTCAACGGCGGCGCCGCCAGCCACGTGCTGGCCGACAGGCCCCAACCCTACTCCGACATCGACCTCATCTTCACCGCAGAGCTACCCACCGCTCGCCACTGTGACCGTGTCAAGGCCGCCGTCCTGGGCCATCTGTCCACACTCATGCCGCCTGCTACGCCACGTCGACGCGCTTCTCCCGCTGGCCTCAAGGAGGCCTACGTCTCCAAGATGGTCCGCGTGAACTCCGATGGCGACCGCTGGTCCCTGATATCGCTCGGAAACTCTCGCGGCCACAAATCCGTCGAGCTCAAGTTCGTTGACACGATGCGTCGCCAGTTCGAGTTTTCGGTGGACTCATTCCAAATCGCGTTGGACTCGCTGCTCGCATTCCACGAGTGCGCTCAGCTGCCTATTGGCGAGAACTTCTACCCAACCGTCGTCGGCGAGTCCGTTTATGGCGACTTCAACGAAGCCCTGCTTCACCTTGCCGAGAAGCTGATCGCGACGCGGCAGCCTGAGGAAATCCGCGGCGGCGGGCTTCTCAAATACTGCGCCCTCCTCGCAAAGGGCTACCGGCCGGCGCGGCCAGACAAAATTAAAACCCTTGAGCGATACATGTGCTCAAGGTTCTTCATCGACTTCCCGGAGCTTGGGCAACAACGCGCCAAGCTCGAGGCCTACCTTCGGAACCATTTCGTCGGCAGGGAGGAAGAGGCGCTCAAGCATAG ATACTGTGTATCAGAGTTGACGTTAACTGGAGGTGTCGCTCGGTGCAGGTACCTGACCCTGCTGCACGGCGTGGTGCGTGAGTCCACGGTGTGCCTGATGGGGCACGAGCGGCGGCAGACGCTGGCGCTGATCGAGGCGCTGGCGTGCCGCGAGCTgtgcgcgcgcgcgccgctgctGCTGGCGCCGCCGTACTACGTGTGCGTGTGCGCGGCCTGCGCGGCCTGCCCCGgctgcgccgccgccagcgcgggCGCGTGTCCCGGCTGCGCGCAgtgcgcgccgcccgcgccctaCTGCGAGTGCTGCCGCGCGGCCTCCTGCCCGGCGTGA